From Alteromonas sp. RKMC-009, one genomic window encodes:
- a CDS encoding sigma-54 interaction domain-containing protein, with amino-acid sequence MNVNISIIQSMINAIDKPAIFITPDYVVHAVNQLYRDTYEEHIITGKSTCFSVSHNNAVPCDQAGEDCPLAECKSTQRPSSVVHNHKTRTGDSHCQITMKPVEDEDGMVLGYLEVLEQITFASPGAGNAKLIGSAPSFRNMLHQISRAAPADIAVLLQGETGTGKELVAHAIHESSSRKDKPFVVIECTGLTESLFESELFGHEKGAFTGASSSKKGLIDVASGGTVFFDEIGDVPMSMQVKLLRLLESGTYRPVGSLKLKHSDFRLVCATHKNLKQLVEKGEFRQDLYYRIAGFPIALPSLRQRREDIPALCGQFLTQAGHTKKTFNKDALSVLSRYAFPGNIRELRNVTEQAALLSVDEHITPADLPSHLTVPESEQESGPLRLKTLEEAEEAYLSEIISAFDGTPEALADVLGISTRTLYRKLRRYGLTLSRR; translated from the coding sequence ATGAACGTGAACATTTCTATTATTCAGTCGATGATCAATGCGATTGATAAACCGGCGATTTTTATCACGCCGGATTATGTGGTGCATGCGGTTAATCAGCTCTACCGCGACACCTACGAAGAGCACATCATCACCGGTAAAAGCACCTGCTTCAGCGTGTCTCACAACAATGCTGTACCCTGTGATCAAGCCGGAGAAGACTGCCCCCTTGCTGAATGCAAAAGCACACAAAGACCAAGCTCAGTGGTACACAATCACAAAACCCGCACAGGCGATTCTCATTGCCAGATCACAATGAAGCCGGTGGAGGACGAAGATGGCATGGTGCTTGGCTACCTGGAGGTGCTGGAGCAGATCACCTTTGCTTCTCCCGGGGCCGGTAATGCGAAACTCATTGGCAGTGCGCCGTCTTTCAGGAATATGCTGCATCAAATCAGCCGCGCTGCACCGGCAGACATTGCCGTGTTATTGCAGGGAGAAACAGGCACCGGAAAAGAACTTGTCGCCCACGCTATTCACGAAAGCAGCTCACGGAAAGACAAACCGTTTGTGGTCATTGAATGCACCGGACTGACTGAGTCATTATTTGAATCAGAGCTGTTCGGTCACGAGAAAGGAGCATTTACCGGCGCATCATCGTCAAAAAAAGGGCTCATTGATGTGGCCAGTGGCGGTACGGTGTTTTTCGATGAAATTGGCGATGTGCCAATGAGTATGCAGGTCAAGCTGCTGCGATTGCTGGAGTCAGGAACTTACCGTCCTGTCGGCAGCCTGAAGCTGAAGCATTCTGATTTCAGGCTGGTCTGCGCCACGCACAAAAACCTTAAACAGCTGGTTGAGAAGGGCGAATTCAGACAAGATCTCTATTACCGGATTGCCGGCTTTCCCATCGCCCTGCCTTCTCTACGCCAGCGCAGGGAAGACATTCCTGCGCTATGCGGGCAATTCCTTACGCAAGCCGGGCACACGAAGAAGACCTTTAACAAAGATGCCCTGTCCGTACTCAGCCGTTATGCATTTCCCGGCAATATCAGAGAATTGCGCAACGTCACCGAACAAGCCGCCCTCTTATCGGTAGATGAACACATTACGCCGGCGGACTTACCGTCACATCTGACTGTACCGGAAAGCGAACAGGAGTCCGGCCCGCTCAGATTAAAAACACTGGAAGAAGCAGAGGAAGCGTACCTGTCTGAAATCATCTCTGCCTTCGACGGTACGCCGGAAGCGCTGGCAGACGTGCTTGGCATAAGCACCAGAACACTTTACAGAAAACTCCGGCGATACGGCCTGACGCTCAGCAGGCGTTAG
- a CDS encoding sulfite exporter TauE/SafE family protein encodes MSAAVALGLIILAGLTSMITASFGVGGGVMLLATMATVVPVAALIPVHGLVQLGSNGSRSWLTRSHIDWAMVKWFSGGALAGAVAASFIVVQLPLITIQFTVAGFILFLVWGPKPAKRELSKTGRCIAGALTTVATMFVGATGPLVAGFVHRNTDNKMTLTSTFATCMTFQHLLKAFVFSFAGFAFFQWLPLVVAMVVSGFTGTWLGLKVLKKVSDERFALLFKVIVTILALRLIWQAVMSL; translated from the coding sequence GTGTCAGCTGCTGTAGCGCTGGGACTGATTATTCTTGCAGGCCTTACGTCAATGATAACAGCTTCATTCGGTGTCGGGGGCGGTGTTATGTTGCTGGCGACCATGGCAACGGTTGTGCCGGTAGCCGCGTTGATCCCTGTGCACGGACTTGTACAGCTGGGTTCTAACGGGAGCCGTTCGTGGCTGACCCGTTCGCACATCGACTGGGCCATGGTGAAGTGGTTTAGTGGCGGTGCGCTGGCCGGGGCTGTTGCTGCGTCTTTCATTGTGGTGCAACTGCCGCTAATCACCATTCAGTTTACTGTAGCGGGTTTTATCTTATTTTTAGTGTGGGGACCAAAACCGGCGAAAAGGGAGCTGAGCAAAACCGGCCGTTGCATTGCCGGTGCGCTGACGACGGTTGCGACTATGTTTGTGGGCGCGACAGGGCCGCTGGTCGCCGGGTTTGTGCACCGGAATACCGACAACAAGATGACCCTCACCAGTACGTTCGCAACCTGTATGACATTTCAGCATCTGCTTAAAGCCTTTGTTTTCAGCTTTGCCGGATTTGCTTTTTTTCAGTGGTTGCCACTGGTAGTTGCTATGGTAGTCAGCGGCTTTACCGGCACCTGGCTGGGGTTGAAAGTGCTGAAAAAAGTGTCTGACGAGCGCTTTGCCCTGCTGTTTAAAGTTATCGTTACCATACTGGCCCTGCGCCTTATCTGGCAGGCAGTGATGTCGCTCTAA
- a CDS encoding DUF2955 domain-containing protein, whose translation MLRIALGSCAGFLISKYMNWPYGVFFAVYPMLLLGMLPKFDRLIAWQFMVGVAVNVVEIYLLNVFFKHHPALMIMGVFAVFFVHFRLMAKGSHFLLWASGIVTLSVLLHFSSYPDASLTDMTMAAFLATLISVISAAVLYWLIPETDPIAPPPQHNVTFAQINHRTLMGAILATLSFVVFQIFDLKDSLSAQVATVLVLFPMTFRGSLENSMKRAKGVALGCALGITVQLLMYDLIRYLPLVVIAMFITVMLTARLHLIERTGSGMGFGALTTIGILFGQYLQPNSDMLYSSMYRFSSVVVALSLLMSLAWLLDGFLNRFAITRNV comes from the coding sequence GTGTTGCGCATAGCCCTTGGCAGCTGTGCCGGATTTCTCATCAGTAAATACATGAACTGGCCTTACGGCGTCTTTTTCGCTGTCTATCCCATGTTATTGCTGGGTATGTTGCCTAAGTTCGACCGCCTGATTGCCTGGCAGTTTATGGTAGGTGTGGCGGTGAATGTGGTGGAAATCTATCTGCTGAATGTGTTTTTCAAACATCATCCGGCTTTAATGATTATGGGTGTGTTTGCGGTATTTTTTGTTCATTTCAGGTTGATGGCCAAAGGTTCGCACTTCCTGCTATGGGCCTCCGGGATAGTCACTCTCTCAGTGTTGCTCCATTTTTCAAGCTATCCGGATGCATCACTAACCGATATGACTATGGCGGCATTCCTCGCCACGCTGATATCCGTTATTTCCGCAGCGGTGCTTTACTGGCTGATTCCGGAGACTGATCCTATCGCACCGCCACCACAGCATAACGTGACGTTTGCACAGATTAATCACCGCACGCTGATGGGTGCGATTCTGGCTACGCTGTCATTCGTTGTCTTTCAAATTTTCGATTTGAAAGATTCCCTGTCTGCACAGGTAGCAACCGTACTCGTGCTGTTTCCTATGACCTTCCGCGGCTCGCTGGAAAACTCCATGAAGCGGGCAAAAGGCGTTGCCCTAGGATGCGCGCTGGGTATTACAGTGCAATTATTGATGTACGATCTGATCCGCTATCTTCCCCTGGTCGTGATTGCGATGTTTATCACCGTCATGCTCACGGCCCGGCTGCATTTGATTGAACGCACCGGTTCAGGTATGGGCTTTGGTGCCTTAACCACTATCGGCATTTTGTTCGGGCAGTATCTTCAGCCCAATTCAGACATGCTGTACAGCAGTATGTACCGCTTTTCCTCTGTCGTCGTCGCACTGTCACTTCTTATGAGCCTGGCATGGCTGCTGGATGGTTTTTTAAATCGATTCGCGATTACGCGAAATGTATGA
- a CDS encoding HlyD family secretion protein has protein sequence MTADAQFNRWMRGALVLFIAICAYIFIADFNIPMTPHSMVQRPVVTVAPRVSGEVISVAVQNNQQVRKGDVLFKIDGTDYELAVEKARLALREAQQTNDNLHAQLAEAQASIIETQVTLAEDKREHKRLASLAAKNLVSTQLVDQKMAEVEAAGARLQAAQERKKALEVELGEEGEDNLRLRIASNTLKQAELDLARTTVVAPEDGVISNLQLSPGIQAQANQSLLSLVVTGEERVVADFREKSLSKIGNSADALVVFDALPGEVFHASVVSKDLGVATGQLLPDGKLAEPDVSDRWVRDAQRVRVYVALTDQALPADMVSGARATVLLQRHEDGIFNWMGAAQMKVVSLLHYIY, from the coding sequence ATGACCGCAGATGCACAATTTAACCGATGGATGCGCGGCGCATTAGTGCTGTTCATTGCCATTTGTGCTTACATTTTTATTGCCGATTTCAATATTCCCATGACACCTCATTCCATGGTGCAGCGTCCTGTTGTGACTGTGGCACCCAGAGTGTCGGGTGAAGTGATCAGCGTTGCCGTGCAAAATAACCAGCAGGTCCGTAAAGGCGACGTACTGTTTAAAATTGACGGCACTGACTACGAACTGGCGGTGGAAAAAGCCCGCCTGGCACTGCGGGAAGCGCAGCAGACTAACGACAATTTGCACGCCCAGCTGGCCGAAGCACAGGCAAGTATTATCGAAACACAAGTTACCCTTGCTGAAGACAAACGTGAACATAAGCGTTTAGCCTCATTAGCTGCTAAGAATCTGGTCAGTACCCAACTTGTTGATCAAAAAATGGCTGAAGTTGAAGCCGCCGGGGCGAGACTGCAGGCTGCACAGGAGCGCAAAAAAGCGCTAGAGGTTGAGCTTGGTGAGGAAGGAGAAGATAACCTGCGCCTTCGTATTGCTTCAAATACGCTTAAACAGGCTGAACTGGATCTGGCGCGAACAACTGTCGTAGCACCTGAAGATGGTGTCATTTCGAATCTGCAACTTTCGCCGGGCATTCAGGCTCAGGCAAATCAATCTTTGCTCTCGCTGGTGGTTACCGGTGAAGAACGTGTCGTTGCCGATTTTCGCGAAAAGAGCCTGAGTAAAATTGGTAATAGCGCAGATGCTCTGGTGGTATTTGATGCCCTTCCGGGGGAAGTCTTTCACGCTTCAGTAGTCAGTAAAGATTTGGGTGTGGCTACAGGACAACTTTTACCGGACGGGAAGCTGGCCGAACCGGACGTATCCGACCGTTGGGTACGTGATGCCCAGCGTGTCCGTGTTTATGTTGCATTAACCGACCAGGCTCTGCCCGCAGATATGGTGAGCGGCGCACGGGCGACGGTGTTGCTGCAACGTCATGAGGACGGCATCTTTAACTGGATGGGCGCAGCGCAGATGAAGGTTGTCAGTCTGTTGCACTATATTTATTAA
- a CDS encoding MarR family transcriptional regulator yields MENNIGWLLSRAAFAWRHAVDHYMADLGLTQSRWIAMLHLDRTGEGCSQKELAGDIGIEQPSLLRTLNLLEEAGLILRKPCPDDARRKTLWFTEKGRELMQAVEARAFEGRQQMLRGLSDEERSVFYVLLSKVIDNANHISTPENS; encoded by the coding sequence ATGGAAAACAATATCGGATGGTTACTGAGTCGTGCGGCGTTTGCCTGGCGGCACGCCGTAGACCACTACATGGCGGATCTTGGCCTGACTCAGTCCCGCTGGATCGCCATGCTCCATCTCGACCGCACCGGTGAAGGATGCAGCCAGAAGGAGCTGGCCGGTGATATAGGCATTGAACAACCTTCGCTGCTACGCACGCTGAATTTGTTAGAAGAGGCCGGGCTGATACTAAGAAAGCCTTGTCCCGATGACGCCAGACGAAAAACCCTCTGGTTTACCGAAAAGGGCAGAGAACTCATGCAGGCCGTTGAGGCCAGAGCATTTGAGGGCCGCCAGCAGATGCTGCGTGGCCTGTCTGATGAAGAACGGTCAGTCTTTTACGTTCTGCTGAGTAAAGTCATCGATAACGCAAACCATATTTCTACTCCGGAGAATTCATGA
- a CDS encoding YgaP family membrane protein produces MSAERAITAFAGFMVLLSVALTYFVSSYFVWFTVFIGANLFQQSFTGFCPATIVLRKFFGFKTEKELAFSCGHSK; encoded by the coding sequence ATGTCAGCAGAACGTGCTATTACGGCTTTCGCAGGCTTTATGGTGTTGTTAAGTGTTGCACTCACGTACTTCGTCAGCAGCTATTTTGTGTGGTTTACGGTTTTTATCGGTGCAAACCTGTTTCAGCAGAGCTTCACCGGCTTTTGCCCTGCAACTATTGTGTTAAGAAAATTCTTCGGTTTCAAAACGGAGAAAGAGCTCGCATTTTCTTGCGGTCATAGCAAATAG
- a CDS encoding outer membrane lipoprotein-sorting protein — protein sequence MFIGQQYFKHVRVLSFAIMFTLPAAFATAESVDVTALITASEKAAYYAGDDGRSDARMLIVDGQGRKQMRQFTILRKDVADNGDQKMMVFFSRPADVKDTVFRVEKHASLQQEDDRWLYLPALDLVKRISAGDKRTSFTGSHFFYEDVSGRAVSEDNFTLQSETTERYILKASPKTPDSVEFSYYVVEIDKQTTLPVLINFYRENGENYRRVEAVSVETIQGKPTVTRSKVTDLASGGYTLMEFRNVSYDLGLDDNIFSERSLRTPPVQWLK from the coding sequence ATGTTTATTGGTCAACAGTATTTTAAACACGTCAGGGTGTTATCGTTCGCTATTATGTTCACCTTGCCGGCTGCTTTTGCCACCGCTGAGTCTGTGGATGTCACCGCCTTAATAACGGCATCGGAAAAAGCAGCCTATTATGCGGGAGATGACGGACGGTCAGACGCCAGAATGCTGATTGTGGACGGGCAGGGACGGAAGCAAATGCGTCAGTTCACTATTTTGCGAAAAGATGTTGCCGACAATGGCGATCAGAAAATGATGGTGTTCTTCAGTCGCCCGGCAGATGTCAAAGACACGGTTTTTCGTGTTGAGAAACATGCCAGCCTGCAGCAGGAAGATGACCGGTGGTTATATCTGCCGGCCCTGGATCTGGTCAAGCGGATTTCCGCCGGAGACAAGCGAACCTCTTTCACTGGTTCCCATTTCTTCTATGAAGATGTATCCGGACGGGCAGTCAGTGAAGATAACTTCACACTGCAAAGCGAAACCACTGAGCGTTATATCTTAAAGGCAAGTCCGAAAACACCTGATTCTGTGGAATTCAGCTATTACGTCGTTGAAATTGATAAACAAACCACGTTACCTGTGTTGATTAATTTTTATCGTGAAAACGGTGAGAATTATCGCCGCGTTGAAGCTGTGTCTGTGGAGACAATACAGGGAAAGCCCACCGTTACCCGCTCTAAGGTAACGGATCTGGCATCAGGCGGTTACACCCTGATGGAATTCAGAAATGTGAGTTATGACCTGGGACTGGATGATAATATTTTCAGTGAACGGAGTCTTCGTACACCTCCTGTTCAGTGGCTGAAATAG
- a CDS encoding efflux RND transporter permease subunit codes for MKKLSARFLNFSVNHALWVYALVGLITLAAAAMIPYLQVDTDPENMLPASHPQRAFHNQVKQDFAMHDAIVVGVVPQNGESIYTPKTLAEIKQVTGAILAIDGVIDADLMSLSTVDNITQAGPGTIRFEWLMDKAPEDTAGAERIKEHIERLPLLYDTLVAETGKAAAIYVPIADKNESYRIATAIRTEIDKTGSEQSWYITGLPVAEDQFGVEMFVQMGISAPLAGATIFFLLFLFFRNLPLIIAPMIVAMVTVIVTMGVMIGMGFTVHIMSSMIAIFLMPIAVVDSVHILSEFSDRYKPGEDAGDVISRVVSHLFTPMLYTSVTSSAGFFSLMLTPIPPVQIFGAFVGSGILLAFLLTLIFMPAYVSRMSESSLARLQQALHGDGQSQTGVARFAANIGRAAMAWRRGWILLFAVLFVFSVWGMTTIQINDNPVRWFKEDHEIRVADRVLNEQFAGTYNAYLVLTDNRPVPDADSLLSTPVPVSLSTWREDTLKKVASSDSAAALEALVFAIDDALFAAEDDEAIEWLEGAMSKTELALSASKTFQSPDLLNQISELQGYLSQTGLTGKSNSLADVVKVVNRELRSGEDTDYTLPDSEQAVAQTLLQYQSSHRPGDLWHFVTPDFRQSLLWLQLTSGDNQAMTAVTEKVAAWFADNPLPEGIEYHWAGKAYLNVVWQDNMVKGMTESLTGAFVMVFIMMVVLFRSLVFGMLAMLPLTITISLIYGMIGFIGKDYDMPIAVLSALTLGLSVDFAIHFLERARAIYDETGNVDTTLQAMFGEPASAITRNALVIALGFTPLLFAPLVPYITVGIFLAAIMAISALVTLLVLPSAMSLLRRFVFPG; via the coding sequence GTGAAAAAGCTGTCAGCACGTTTTCTTAATTTTTCTGTCAACCATGCTCTGTGGGTTTATGCGCTTGTCGGGCTGATCACATTAGCGGCTGCTGCCATGATCCCGTACCTTCAGGTCGATACCGATCCTGAAAATATGCTGCCTGCCAGTCATCCTCAAAGAGCTTTTCACAATCAGGTAAAGCAAGATTTCGCAATGCATGATGCCATCGTGGTGGGCGTAGTTCCGCAAAATGGAGAGAGTATTTACACACCGAAAACACTGGCAGAAATTAAACAGGTTACCGGTGCAATACTGGCTATTGACGGGGTCATTGATGCGGATCTTATGTCCTTATCCACCGTGGATAACATCACTCAGGCCGGGCCCGGGACAATCCGGTTTGAATGGTTGATGGATAAGGCACCTGAAGATACAGCCGGTGCTGAGCGAATTAAGGAACATATCGAAAGGTTGCCGTTACTTTACGACACGCTGGTGGCTGAAACTGGCAAGGCTGCGGCGATTTACGTACCCATCGCAGATAAAAATGAAAGCTACCGCATCGCAACGGCTATCCGTACTGAAATTGATAAAACGGGGTCGGAGCAGTCATGGTATATCACCGGCTTACCTGTTGCTGAGGACCAGTTCGGTGTCGAAATGTTTGTGCAGATGGGGATTTCTGCGCCGCTGGCAGGCGCCACAATATTCTTCCTGCTATTCCTTTTCTTCCGCAACCTGCCACTAATCATTGCGCCAATGATTGTTGCCATGGTCACGGTCATTGTGACCATGGGCGTGATGATTGGTATGGGATTTACTGTTCATATCATGTCGTCAATGATTGCTATTTTTCTCATGCCCATTGCTGTGGTGGATTCAGTTCATATTTTGTCGGAGTTTTCTGACCGTTATAAGCCCGGCGAGGATGCAGGCGATGTCATTAGCCGGGTTGTGTCCCATTTGTTTACGCCGATGCTATATACCTCTGTGACCTCATCTGCCGGCTTCTTTTCGCTGATGTTAACGCCAATCCCGCCGGTACAGATTTTTGGCGCCTTTGTAGGCAGCGGTATCCTGCTGGCGTTTCTGCTGACACTTATTTTTATGCCGGCTTACGTGTCGCGGATGAGTGAATCATCTTTAGCCAGGCTTCAGCAGGCTCTCCACGGTGATGGTCAGTCTCAGACCGGAGTCGCCCGGTTTGCTGCAAATATCGGACGGGCGGCTATGGCATGGCGTCGTGGCTGGATTCTCTTATTTGCAGTTCTGTTCGTTTTTTCTGTTTGGGGAATGACAACCATTCAGATAAACGATAATCCGGTACGCTGGTTTAAAGAAGATCATGAAATTCGTGTGGCAGATCGCGTACTGAACGAACAGTTTGCCGGTACCTATAATGCTTACCTTGTATTGACAGATAACCGTCCGGTACCGGACGCCGATTCCCTGCTGAGTACTCCTGTACCGGTGTCATTGAGCACCTGGCGCGAAGACACGCTGAAAAAGGTCGCTTCTTCTGATAGCGCCGCTGCTCTTGAAGCGCTGGTCTTTGCCATTGATGATGCGTTGTTTGCCGCAGAAGACGATGAGGCCATTGAATGGCTTGAGGGGGCAATGAGTAAAACTGAACTGGCTCTGTCTGCCAGCAAGACGTTTCAGTCTCCTGACTTATTAAATCAAATCAGTGAACTGCAAGGGTACCTGAGTCAAACCGGTTTGACCGGTAAATCAAATTCACTCGCTGATGTGGTGAAAGTGGTGAACCGTGAACTGAGAAGCGGTGAAGACACAGACTACACTCTGCCTGATTCTGAACAGGCTGTGGCGCAAACATTGTTGCAATATCAGTCGTCACACCGGCCCGGTGATCTCTGGCATTTTGTGACCCCTGATTTCAGGCAATCCCTGCTTTGGTTGCAACTCACCAGTGGTGATAATCAGGCAATGACAGCAGTAACAGAGAAAGTTGCAGCCTGGTTTGCAGACAACCCGTTGCCTGAGGGCATTGAATACCACTGGGCGGGCAAAGCTTATCTGAATGTAGTCTGGCAGGACAATATGGTAAAAGGCATGACAGAAAGCCTGACCGGTGCGTTTGTAATGGTGTTCATTATGATGGTGGTATTGTTCCGCTCTCTGGTATTCGGCATGCTTGCCATGCTGCCGCTTACCATCACCATTTCATTGATTTACGGCATGATTGGCTTTATTGGAAAAGACTACGATATGCCAATCGCTGTTTTATCAGCGCTGACACTGGGGTTGTCTGTTGATTTCGCTATTCACTTTCTGGAACGTGCCCGGGCAATTTATGACGAAACCGGGAACGTCGATACCACCTTACAGGCAATGTTTGGCGAACCCGCCAGCGCAATCACCCGCAATGCGCTGGTAATTGCACTTGGATTTACCCCGCTTCTGTTTGCACCACTTGTGCCCTACATCACGGTAGGTATTTTCCTGGCGGCTATTATGGCAATTTCAGCACTGGTCACTTTACTGGTGCTGCCGTCCGCCATGAGCCTGCTGCGTCGTTTTGTGTTCCCCGGATAA
- a CDS encoding methyl-accepting chemotaxis protein: protein MFNRHLVKENEALREELNMLKQVRESLRDEMIFVKLDHAGRIEKVNRLFEEELGYRGSEVEGKHFLDFVPSIAKGTDYYKKLHQAMESNHHYSGAIEFTRKNGEEAWLRGVMQPILDNNGRVHHFSVNLNDLTRTITMSKEHEDLVEALHKSTAVIEFDLNGHILDANAAFLGAVKYSLKDIKGKHHRMFCTDEEASSEKYKQFWSKLDRGEFVAGRFQRVDAQGNALWLEATYNPIHDTHGRLYKVVKFATEITAQVQQEQAVANAADIAYHTSNNTDAVARKGKDVINKVLEEMSTLSEQMDKAKEGIHALDSQSQQIATIISSISAIADQTNLLALNAAIEAARAGDQGRGFAVVADEVRQLASRTSEATEEIVNVVKHNQTLAADAVELVNKGDERAQTGLAFAEEAGAVIDEIQEGARAVVDAVGQFANHLTK from the coding sequence ATGTTTAATCGTCACCTCGTCAAAGAAAACGAAGCGCTTCGGGAAGAACTGAACATGCTTAAACAGGTTCGTGAAAGTCTTCGTGATGAGATGATTTTCGTGAAACTTGATCACGCAGGTCGCATTGAAAAAGTGAACCGCCTGTTCGAGGAAGAGTTAGGCTACCGCGGGTCAGAAGTGGAAGGTAAACATTTTCTCGATTTTGTTCCGTCTATTGCGAAAGGCACAGATTATTACAAGAAACTGCATCAGGCGATGGAAAGTAATCATCATTACAGCGGGGCCATTGAGTTTACCCGTAAAAATGGTGAGGAAGCCTGGCTTCGCGGCGTGATGCAGCCCATTTTAGATAATAACGGCAGAGTGCATCACTTCTCCGTTAACCTGAACGATCTCACCAGAACGATTACCATGTCGAAAGAGCATGAAGACTTAGTCGAGGCATTACATAAATCCACGGCGGTAATCGAATTTGACCTGAATGGTCATATTTTGGATGCAAATGCCGCTTTTCTTGGGGCAGTAAAATACAGTCTTAAAGATATCAAGGGTAAGCATCACCGCATGTTTTGTACTGATGAAGAAGCAAGTTCAGAGAAATACAAACAATTCTGGAGCAAGCTAGATCGCGGCGAGTTCGTGGCCGGACGTTTCCAACGTGTAGATGCTCAAGGGAATGCGTTGTGGTTGGAAGCAACGTATAACCCCATTCACGATACCCACGGCCGTTTGTATAAAGTGGTGAAGTTTGCCACAGAAATAACCGCTCAGGTCCAGCAGGAACAAGCAGTAGCGAATGCTGCTGATATTGCCTATCACACCTCTAACAATACCGATGCTGTTGCCCGCAAAGGTAAAGATGTGATCAATAAAGTGCTGGAAGAAATGTCTACACTGTCAGAGCAAATGGACAAGGCGAAAGAGGGGATCCACGCACTGGACTCTCAGTCCCAGCAAATCGCGACTATTATCAGCAGTATCAGTGCTATTGCGGATCAAACTAACCTGCTGGCACTGAACGCTGCTATTGAGGCGGCCCGTGCGGGTGATCAGGGACGTGGCTTCGCCGTTGTTGCTGATGAAGTGCGTCAGTTGGCTTCCCGTACGTCTGAAGCCACAGAAGAAATTGTGAACGTGGTGAAACACAACCAGACACTGGCCGCAGACGCCGTAGAACTGGTGAATAAAGGTGATGAACGGGCACAAACCGGACTGGCTTTCGCAGAAGAGGCCGGTGCGGTCATTGACGAGATACAGGAAGGTGCCCGTGCCGTTGTTGATGCCGTCGGTCAGTTTGCCAATCACTTGACAAAATAA
- a CDS encoding Gfo/Idh/MocA family protein gives MSTLHRRQFVKLASSGLLIASAVPVSSALALPRPSKDKVGVALLGLGNYSTRLLAPALQATRHCELRGIITGSPEKIPEWQSKYGIPDKNTYTYGTMNDIANNDNIDVIYVVTPTGTHKDFSVMAANTGKHVWCEKPFAMDEAECQAVIDACSRNKVMLSIGYRMQHEPNTRHFAEYHLRQPFGAFTGFESYAGYAGSGREASNWRMQKAMGGGALYDMGVYAINGTRFISGKEPVAVSGYHEKSHPDIFKEVDETTIFTMEFADGSRADCGASVVRGFNYFKANCKEGWYQLKPMQSYSGVTGTASNGETLPAISAMQQTLQMDNDAKAILGTGPALVTAGDALRDVKIINAIFKSAETGEQVLLD, from the coding sequence ATGTCTACACTTCACCGACGCCAGTTCGTCAAGCTCGCCAGTTCCGGTTTGCTCATCGCATCAGCAGTACCGGTTTCTTCTGCGCTTGCTCTTCCCCGCCCTTCGAAAGACAAAGTGGGTGTAGCCCTGCTGGGATTGGGTAACTACAGCACACGTCTGCTTGCCCCGGCGCTGCAGGCCACCCGCCACTGTGAACTACGGGGTATTATTACCGGCAGTCCGGAGAAAATACCAGAGTGGCAGTCAAAGTATGGTATCCCTGATAAAAATACGTACACCTACGGGACAATGAACGACATTGCCAATAACGATAACATCGACGTGATTTATGTGGTCACCCCCACGGGTACGCATAAAGATTTCTCCGTTATGGCTGCCAACACTGGCAAGCATGTGTGGTGTGAAAAGCCTTTTGCTATGGATGAGGCCGAATGTCAGGCTGTGATTGATGCCTGCAGCCGCAACAAAGTGATGCTTTCTATCGGTTATCGCATGCAGCATGAGCCGAATACCCGTCATTTTGCGGAGTATCATTTACGACAGCCCTTTGGTGCTTTCACCGGTTTTGAAAGTTATGCAGGCTATGCCGGTTCCGGCCGTGAAGCAAGCAACTGGCGAATGCAGAAAGCGATGGGTGGTGGTGCGTTATACGATATGGGAGTGTATGCCATTAATGGCACCCGCTTCATCAGCGGCAAAGAACCTGTAGCTGTGAGCGGGTATCACGAAAAGTCTCATCCTGACATATTCAAAGAAGTGGACGAAACCACCATTTTCACTATGGAATTTGCCGATGGTAGCCGTGCTGACTGTGGTGCCAGTGTTGTGCGGGGCTTCAATTATTTCAAAGCTAACTGCAAGGAGGGCTGGTATCAGCTTAAACCTATGCAAAGTTACTCAGGCGTTACGGGTACGGCCAGTAACGGCGAAACCTTACCTGCGATCAGTGCCATGCAACAAACGCTGCAAATGGACAATGATGCCAAAGCAATTCTGGGCACCGGCCCCGCACTGGTTACGGCCGGGGATGCATTGCGTGACGTGAAGATCATCAACGCCATCTTTAAGTCCGCTGAGACCGGGGAGCAAGTGCTTCTGGACTAA